The proteins below are encoded in one region of Methanosarcina barkeri 3:
- a CDS encoding nitrogenase component 1: MVGIANESVVFFGHLSELYQLAKEGKIETKLQGSHTRPCKFWTAMKILSGIKNTVVIAHGPSGCAFGVKQAYKLTNCRNSGSPYESIITTNIDEKAIVYGGEKELQGAIFEVDNKYKPDIIFVATSCATGIIGDYVDAIVNKVKPKINAEIMAIHCEGFAGEYRSGFDLVFRQIVQLMDKPDPESKSKLAKSVNIVGGKMGPERTEIETDVKELRRLIESMGASINAVIAGSCSLEKMKQAPSVAVNCTLCLDMGYAIGREMLDRFGTPLNSTILPCGISATEKWLRGAARHLHLETEAEELIKREYEAISVEFEEAKKCLAGKLAIVEGHDAIKSLSIAHMLERDFGMRVAIYNFHPWSTQARETSIDYLLETGLDPEILITKGTLAFGKYEAMVQTENELMEYLGDLDPETTVYFGSSMSFPNIPVVDLNSILNRPRFGYRGALKVAKCVCTALEYSFRPRSWVMKKMVFSENSGLCSAQSLTPKLAQDLPDCTFYAGKERGKCMTS, translated from the coding sequence ATGGTCGGCATTGCTAACGAAAGTGTAGTGTTTTTTGGACATTTAAGCGAGCTTTATCAATTAGCGAAAGAAGGAAAAATTGAAACAAAACTACAGGGAAGCCATACCCGTCCCTGTAAATTCTGGACGGCTATGAAAATCTTAAGCGGCATTAAAAATACTGTTGTTATTGCTCATGGTCCAAGTGGCTGCGCATTTGGAGTAAAACAGGCTTATAAGCTAACAAATTGCAGAAATAGCGGTTCCCCATACGAATCCATTATTACTACAAATATTGATGAAAAAGCCATTGTATACGGTGGCGAAAAGGAACTACAGGGCGCCATATTCGAGGTAGACAACAAATATAAGCCTGATATTATTTTCGTAGCTACAAGCTGTGCCACCGGAATAATTGGAGACTATGTAGATGCTATAGTGAACAAAGTTAAGCCCAAAATTAACGCCGAAATCATGGCCATTCACTGCGAAGGTTTTGCGGGAGAGTACAGGAGTGGGTTTGACCTGGTCTTCAGGCAGATTGTTCAGCTTATGGATAAGCCTGATCCAGAGAGCAAATCAAAGCTTGCAAAATCCGTTAATATCGTAGGGGGCAAAATGGGCCCTGAGAGGACGGAAATTGAAACTGATGTTAAAGAACTGAGGCGGTTAATAGAAAGCATGGGTGCAAGTATAAATGCCGTAATAGCAGGTAGTTGTTCACTGGAAAAAATGAAACAGGCTCCCAGTGTAGCGGTAAATTGTACCCTTTGCCTTGATATGGGGTATGCTATAGGAAGAGAGATGCTTGACCGGTTTGGTACTCCTTTAAACTCTACGATTCTGCCATGTGGCATAAGCGCAACCGAGAAGTGGCTAAGAGGAGCAGCCAGGCATTTACATCTCGAAACTGAAGCTGAAGAACTGATCAAAAGAGAATATGAAGCCATAAGTGTCGAATTTGAAGAGGCGAAAAAATGCCTTGCAGGAAAGTTGGCAATTGTTGAAGGGCATGATGCGATAAAGTCTCTGTCAATTGCTCATATGCTTGAACGTGATTTTGGTATGAGGGTGGCTATATACAATTTTCATCCCTGGAGCACGCAGGCAAGAGAAACAAGTATTGATTACCTCTTAGAGACCGGGCTTGATCCTGAAATACTGATCACAAAAGGTACTCTTGCCTTTGGAAAATATGAGGCAATGGTTCAGACTGAAAATGAACTTATGGAATATCTGGGAGATTTGGATCCTGAGACAACCGTGTATTTTGGGTCATCAATGAGTTTTCCGAATATTCCTGTAGTTGATTTAAATTCCATATTAAACCGCCCAAGATTTGGTTATAGAGGAGCCTTAAAGGTAGCTAAATGCGTTTGTACTGCTCTTGAGTATTCTTTCAGACCTCGCAGCTGGGTAATGAAAAAAATGGTATTCTCTGAAAATTCCGGGCTGTGTTCAGCTCAGTCCCTCACACCGAAACTAGCTCAGGATTTGCCGGATTGCACATTTTATGCAGGAAAGGAGAGAGGCAAATGTATGACGAGTTGA
- a CDS encoding nitrogenase component 1 produces MYDELIFDNCNHSRDPMVGCALEGATGVLAGIKDISIVIHSPQGCSSTVSAAYDIHEIDFTKRKVACTRLFETDVIMGASSKLKNLIKEADSKFKTRAIFVVGTCAADIIGEDIEGLCRNIQPQTDAKLIPLMAGGFRGNLYDGIELGLNALLPFIKKQKEKLPNTVNLIAPQANLNPTWWADLKWIRETFEKIGIKVQAVLPHDTSLEELNNAGLASANILLSHDAGYQFGLKMQEVHGIPLILSDIPLPIGLKNTSRWLRAVGKYFGVEEKVEAIIKEGETMAIDVLRRRGLMMIPRYRNCRVAVSADATMGIGLTRMLFEELEMIPELLLFRSPVSDSQFLLENELNNMGISPKVVFSADGYQIKQSLMESCIEAVFGSSWEYYLAEELGIKFAFDVFNPTNRQNYLNRAYFGYEGMLNFLENVANDWERALRSKHINWEEFSELAKKWSL; encoded by the coding sequence ATGTATGACGAGTTGATATTCGATAACTGCAACCACAGCAGGGACCCTATGGTAGGATGTGCTCTTGAGGGTGCTACCGGAGTGCTGGCAGGCATCAAAGACATTAGTATTGTCATACATTCCCCGCAAGGTTGCTCTTCAACGGTTTCGGCAGCCTATGACATCCATGAAATCGATTTTACGAAAAGAAAAGTTGCATGCACCAGGCTTTTTGAAACAGATGTGATAATGGGTGCTTCAAGCAAGCTGAAAAACTTAATCAAAGAAGCCGATTCGAAATTTAAAACCAGGGCGATATTCGTAGTTGGTACTTGTGCAGCTGATATCATTGGCGAGGATATTGAAGGCTTATGCCGAAATATCCAGCCTCAAACTGATGCGAAGCTTATTCCCTTGATGGCAGGAGGATTTCGAGGAAATCTCTATGATGGTATTGAACTGGGGCTGAACGCGTTACTTCCGTTTATAAAAAAGCAAAAGGAAAAACTTCCGAACACTGTGAACTTAATAGCGCCTCAAGCAAACCTGAACCCCACATGGTGGGCGGATTTGAAATGGATACGCGAAACCTTTGAAAAAATAGGAATTAAAGTCCAGGCTGTGCTTCCTCACGATACGTCTCTGGAAGAACTGAATAATGCCGGGCTAGCATCGGCGAATATACTTCTCAGTCACGATGCCGGGTATCAATTTGGGTTAAAAATGCAGGAAGTGCATGGTATACCGCTTATACTATCGGACATTCCACTCCCAATAGGACTTAAAAATACTTCAAGATGGCTTCGTGCAGTGGGAAAATACTTTGGCGTCGAAGAAAAAGTTGAGGCAATAATAAAAGAAGGAGAAACTATGGCCATTGATGTCCTGAGACGCAGGGGGTTGATGATGATCCCCAGGTACCGTAACTGCAGAGTAGCTGTTTCGGCGGATGCGACTATGGGAATAGGCCTGACCAGAATGTTATTTGAAGAGCTGGAAATGATTCCGGAGCTGTTGTTGTTCAGATCGCCTGTATCTGATTCTCAGTTTCTATTGGAAAATGAGCTTAACAATATGGGAATTTCCCCGAAGGTTGTTTTTTCGGCGGATGGATATCAGATAAAACAATCTTTGATGGAAAGCTGTATAGAAGCTGTATTCGGTTCTTCGTGGGAGTATTATCTGGCTGAAGAACTGGGGATAAAATTTGCGTTTGATGTTTTTAACCCGACAAACCGACAGAACTACCTGAACAGGGCATATTTCGGATACGAAGGCATGCTGAACTTTTTGGAAAATGTTGCAAACGACTGGGAAAGGGCTCTGCGTTCAAAGCATATTAACTGGGAAGAGTTTTCGGAACTGGCTAAAAAATGGAGCTTATAA
- a CDS encoding NifB/NifX family molybdenum-iron cluster-binding protein, with amino-acid sequence MDTECTILNEVTKKSSENFKVAVTSKNGKLVDQHFGQTTDFMIFEFTGEDYKFLETRSTKKYCNGGNELNNEYRRRKEAIETISDCDAVLSMKIGLSAQKKLRELGIDCIEYCHTVERGLKYLQTMRSKKVTKISLHPVALF; translated from the coding sequence ATGGACACCGAATGCACAATTTTAAATGAAGTAACAAAAAAGAGCTCTGAAAATTTTAAGGTGGCAGTTACTTCAAAAAATGGAAAACTTGTCGACCAGCACTTTGGGCAAACAACCGATTTTATGATTTTTGAGTTTACTGGTGAGGATTATAAGTTTCTCGAGACACGCTCGACAAAGAAGTACTGCAATGGAGGTAATGAGCTTAACAATGAATACCGTAGGAGGAAAGAAGCAATAGAAACAATCTCTGACTGTGATGCTGTGCTTTCTATGAAAATCGGGTTGAGTGCACAAAAAAAGCTTAGAGAGCTAGGAATCGACTGCATTGAATATTGTCACACCGTTGAGAGGGGATTAAAATATTTACAAACCATGAGAAGCAAAAAAGTGACAAAAATTAGCTTACATCCTGTAGCATTGTTTTAA
- a CDS encoding ABC transporter substrate-binding protein → MNNRTIVILSAAMLLVLFLSGCIGEKISSTTHDNTVNVSTSNDNMENTANVSTSNDNNVENTTTSNDKSGETRIVNDSAGRQVQVPLKVERVADTWMGHNEVLAMLGADDRIVATMFSLKTRPWAYKVCPAYYNAVTLSPTYDVEALLATKPDVVFMPSRDKNIEKVSNLGVPVVEVNFTDFDSMKKCFSDTANVLGDEEALERSQKYNAYLDSKLESVRNISSKIPYKERPKVLHLVSLSPLCVDGGGNIISDWIEAAGGVNAAEEVKGGIMQEVSMEQVLKWNPDVIILSVNAKSEEKEQIMNSESWKKVKAVKNNRVYLNPEGAFIWSRAGAEEALQIQWAAKTINPDMFQSIDINNETKWFYKTFFDYELTDEDVQKILNAQAPD, encoded by the coding sequence ATGAACAATAGAACAATAGTTATCCTATCTGCCGCAATGCTGTTAGTATTATTTTTATCAGGTTGTATCGGAGAAAAAATCAGTTCGACAACGCATGATAACACGGTAAACGTATCAACTTCAAATGATAATATGGAAAATACGGCAAACGTATCAACTTCAAACGATAATAATGTGGAAAATACGACAACTTCAAACGATAAAAGTGGGGAAACCAGAATTGTTAATGATTCGGCAGGTAGACAAGTTCAGGTTCCTTTAAAGGTGGAGAGAGTTGCGGATACCTGGATGGGACATAATGAAGTGCTGGCCATGCTTGGAGCTGATGACAGGATTGTTGCAACAATGTTCAGTCTCAAAACAAGACCATGGGCGTATAAAGTTTGTCCGGCCTACTACAACGCTGTAACACTCAGCCCAACATATGATGTCGAAGCTTTGCTTGCCACCAAACCGGATGTTGTTTTCATGCCAAGTAGAGATAAAAATATCGAGAAAGTTTCCAATCTTGGAGTTCCTGTTGTGGAGGTAAATTTTACAGATTTTGATTCTATGAAAAAATGTTTTTCAGATACTGCAAATGTATTGGGAGACGAAGAGGCTCTGGAACGTTCACAAAAATATAATGCATATCTGGATAGCAAACTAGAATCAGTAAGAAATATCTCATCCAAAATACCTTATAAAGAAAGACCTAAAGTTCTCCATCTCGTATCACTATCACCTTTGTGTGTAGATGGAGGCGGAAACATCATCAGTGATTGGATTGAAGCTGCAGGAGGCGTCAATGCAGCTGAAGAAGTAAAAGGCGGTATTATGCAGGAAGTTTCAATGGAACAAGTATTGAAGTGGAACCCTGATGTGATTATTCTTAGTGTGAACGCCAAATCCGAAGAGAAAGAGCAGATAATGAATAGCGAGTCCTGGAAGAAAGTTAAAGCAGTTAAGAATAACAGGGTATATCTAAATCCTGAAGGAGCTTTTATATGGAGTCGGGCTGGAGCAGAAGAAGCGCTTCAGATTCAATGGGCTGCAAAAACCATCAACCCGGACATGTTTCAATCCATTGATATAAATAATGAAACAAAGTGGTTTTACAAAACCTTCTTTGATTATGAGCTTACGGATGAGGATGTTCAAAAAATTTTGAATGCACAGGCGCCGGATTAA
- a CDS encoding 3-isopropylmalate dehydratase, with the protein MSLIVGRVWKFGDNVNTDEIIPGRYLRSKDVQIFAAHAMEGVDPEFTKKLRIGDIIVAGTNFGCGSSREQAPLALKYSGVSCVIAKSFARIFFRNSINIGLPLIEVDIDCQEGDKVKVDLARGEVIVSDRDIFKGNKLPDFLLEILNDGGLVAHRKKVTRKQLQKVLSE; encoded by the coding sequence GTGAGTCTTATTGTAGGCCGAGTCTGGAAATTCGGAGACAACGTTAATACTGATGAGATTATCCCGGGTAGGTATTTGCGGAGCAAAGATGTACAGATCTTTGCAGCTCATGCAATGGAAGGAGTTGATCCTGAATTCACAAAAAAGTTAAGGATTGGAGATATCATTGTTGCAGGCACCAATTTCGGTTGTGGGTCTTCAAGAGAACAGGCTCCTCTTGCTTTGAAATATTCAGGAGTATCATGCGTTATAGCGAAGTCTTTTGCCAGGATCTTTTTTAGAAATTCAATCAATATCGGGTTACCACTTATAGAGGTTGATATTGATTGTCAGGAAGGAGATAAAGTTAAAGTTGATCTGGCCAGAGGTGAAGTTATAGTTTCAGACAGAGACATATTTAAAGGGAACAAATTGCCGGATTTCCTGCTTGAGATACTTAATGATGGCGGACTTGTAGCTCATAGAAAAAAAGTAACTAGAAAGCAACTACAAAAAGTTTTGTCAGAGTAA
- a CDS encoding ABC transporter substrate-binding protein, translating into MEDPEKQFTFLLVVPFVFLIDHRKLDDLLIPRRWIDILDLFIRLL; encoded by the coding sequence ATAGAGGATCCTGAAAAGCAGTTCACTTTTTTGCTTGTAGTGCCTTTTGTTTTTCTCATAGATCACAGGAAGCTGGATGACCTACTCATTCCAAGACGTTGGATTGATATCCTTGATTTATTCATAAGATTACTCTGA
- a CDS encoding ABC transporter substrate-binding protein yields MDKRGIVAIIAVLAVIAIISASINIDHSSKGIKTSDPGIRIADQEGRIVTIPTNVTRVAALAGQSYEKLILLNQTDKMAVTLSAWTNLPWSSKIAPQLKNISIEDDPNVEDLIRKKVQVVFCLSYDGNKEKLNSSNISVVITQKNSGNPENIDSFTKYLKQEIALYGEVMGPDAKKIADEWGAYFDQKANYVTSRTANLTDSQCPTVYYARGPDAITTQGKYSYTQWYIEMAGGNCVAKNTSKEGLQSVTMEQLLAWNPDVIFVGRVNSTDIITNDSRLSNIKAVKNNRVYLCPQGVAYWDGGAEGVLLMEYFAKSLHPELFEDLNMTNEVKDYYSKFYHYNLTDDEANRILQHLPPAST; encoded by the coding sequence GTGGACAAAAGGGGTATAGTAGCTATCATTGCAGTTCTTGCAGTCATTGCAATAATATCTGCTTCAATAAATATAGATCATAGTAGCAAAGGAATAAAAACTTCTGATCCGGGCATACGGATTGCAGATCAAGAGGGTAGAATCGTAACTATACCAACGAATGTTACCCGTGTAGCTGCTCTTGCTGGTCAGTCATATGAAAAACTGATTTTGCTGAACCAGACAGACAAAATGGCAGTCACATTATCTGCGTGGACTAATCTACCCTGGTCTTCCAAAATAGCTCCTCAATTAAAAAATATATCAATAGAAGATGACCCTAATGTTGAGGATCTTATTCGCAAAAAAGTGCAGGTAGTATTTTGTTTGTCATATGATGGTAATAAGGAGAAACTGAATTCGAGTAATATCTCTGTAGTGATCACTCAGAAGAACTCAGGAAACCCTGAAAACATAGACTCGTTCACTAAATACCTGAAACAGGAAATAGCACTTTACGGTGAGGTAATGGGGCCGGATGCGAAAAAGATTGCAGACGAATGGGGTGCATACTTCGATCAGAAAGCGAATTATGTGACATCAAGAACTGCAAACCTTACAGATAGTCAGTGTCCAACAGTATACTATGCCAGAGGTCCTGATGCAATAACGACACAGGGTAAATATTCTTACACACAGTGGTATATCGAAATGGCTGGCGGGAACTGTGTTGCGAAAAATACCAGCAAAGAAGGGCTTCAAAGTGTCACAATGGAACAACTGCTAGCATGGAATCCTGATGTGATCTTTGTAGGCCGAGTTAACAGTACAGATATAATTACAAATGATTCTCGGTTGAGTAATATAAAAGCCGTGAAGAATAACAGAGTGTATCTGTGCCCACAGGGAGTAGCCTATTGGGATGGTGGTGCTGAAGGGGTGTTACTTATGGAGTATTTTGCAAAAAGTCTGCATCCTGAGTTGTTTGAGGATTTGAATATGACTAACGAGGTCAAAGATTACTATTCAAAATTCTACCACTATAACTTAACAGATGATGAAGCAAACAGGATACTGCAGCATCTACCTCCTGCCAGCACATAA
- a CDS encoding ABC transporter ATP-binding protein has product MSNIMDIKNAEFSYNGKKSVFKNVNISIEKGDVLCILGPNGTGKSTLIKCMNRLLKLKSGKILLKNKCVYSMKETELAKIIGYIPQSNYSTFAFSVFDIVLMGRTPHLSLTSVPGKRDYKIVEEALERLGISHLKNKTYTEISGGEKQLVLMARAIAQQPEILLLDEPTSHLDFGNQIRTLKVIQELSKTGLTVVMTSHFPDHAFLSCNKVAIMNQGTIMEIGRPEIVVTEHNMKQAYGVDVKILDVNEHRRACIPMQIQQPHVDAGCF; this is encoded by the coding sequence ATGAGCAATATAATGGATATTAAGAATGCAGAGTTTTCTTATAACGGAAAGAAAAGCGTCTTCAAAAATGTGAACATCTCTATCGAGAAAGGAGACGTTTTATGCATATTAGGGCCTAACGGAACCGGAAAATCGACTTTAATCAAATGTATGAACCGGCTTCTTAAACTGAAAAGCGGCAAGATATTACTGAAAAATAAGTGTGTTTATTCAATGAAAGAAACCGAACTTGCAAAAATCATTGGGTATATCCCGCAGTCAAATTATTCAACTTTTGCGTTTTCAGTTTTTGATATAGTTCTAATGGGCAGAACTCCGCATTTGAGTTTAACATCTGTTCCTGGAAAGAGAGATTACAAAATCGTTGAGGAAGCTCTGGAAAGGCTTGGAATCTCGCATCTAAAGAATAAAACCTACACTGAGATCAGTGGTGGTGAAAAACAACTTGTTTTAATGGCAAGAGCAATAGCTCAACAGCCCGAAATCCTTCTCCTAGACGAACCGACATCCCATCTGGATTTCGGAAACCAGATACGAACACTCAAAGTCATACAAGAATTATCTAAAACCGGACTAACGGTTGTAATGACTTCACATTTTCCAGACCACGCCTTTTTATCCTGTAATAAAGTAGCCATCATGAACCAGGGCACAATTATGGAAATCGGAAGACCGGAAATTGTTGTTACCGAACATAATATGAAGCAGGCCTATGGAGTAGATGTCAAAATTCTGGATGTAAATGAGCATAGAAGAGCATGTATACCTATGCAAATACAACAGCCACATGTGGATGCAGGATGTTTTTGA
- a CDS encoding iron ABC transporter permease: protein MNRRINKETIETIRNISLTTILVALPILLFFGSFMIGRYPVSPKDVILAIVSVFVPITTNLDSTIYTVVWDIRLPRIIAAMIVGAALSISGASFQGTFQNPLVSPDILGVSSGAGFGAAIAILFSFSVVMIQTTAFLFGLIAVIFTYSLSKRLRGNTILVMVLGGIAIAALFSALISCIKYVADPDSKLPEIVYWLMGSLSAVNSNSILMIIGPTLIGFAALLLIGWRINVLSMGDDEARALGVNTEKMRLIVILCCTLLTASAVSISGIIGWVGLVIPHAARILVGPDHRKLLPASISLGATFLLLVDDVCRTATSIEIPLGILTAIIGAPVFIYLLQKGYEGWS from the coding sequence ATGAACAGACGAATAAATAAGGAAACCATAGAAACTATTAGAAATATATCTTTAACAACCATTTTGGTTGCACTCCCAATACTTTTGTTCTTCGGATCTTTTATGATTGGCAGATATCCAGTATCTCCTAAGGATGTAATACTGGCTATTGTATCTGTTTTTGTGCCTATTACTACAAATTTAGATTCAACTATTTATACAGTCGTTTGGGATATACGTCTGCCCCGTATAATAGCTGCGATGATTGTGGGTGCGGCTCTTTCAATCTCAGGAGCTTCTTTTCAAGGAACTTTCCAGAACCCACTGGTTTCTCCGGACATCCTTGGTGTCTCATCGGGTGCAGGTTTTGGAGCTGCAATAGCTATTTTGTTCAGTTTTTCCGTAGTAATGATTCAGACTACAGCCTTTTTATTCGGCCTGATCGCAGTTATCTTCACATATTCTCTCAGCAAAAGACTTAGAGGTAATACTATTCTGGTGATGGTATTGGGAGGGATAGCTATCGCAGCACTCTTTTCTGCTCTTATTTCATGCATCAAGTACGTTGCAGATCCTGACAGCAAACTACCGGAAATAGTGTACTGGCTTATGGGTAGCCTCTCTGCAGTTAACAGTAATAGTATCTTGATGATAATAGGGCCTACTCTTATCGGATTTGCAGCATTATTGCTTATCGGATGGAGAATTAATGTTCTTTCAATGGGCGACGATGAAGCACGTGCACTGGGTGTAAACACGGAAAAAATGAGATTGATTGTAATTCTTTGTTGTACACTCCTAACAGCTTCCGCCGTAAGTATAAGTGGCATCATTGGCTGGGTAGGCCTTGTAATACCTCATGCAGCCAGAATTCTCGTGGGCCCGGATCATAGAAAACTTTTGCCTGCAAGTATTTCACTGGGGGCTACTTTCCTTCTGCTGGTTGATGATGTGTGCAGAACAGCCACATCCATTGAAATTCCTCTGGGAATACTGACAGCCATAATAGGAGCGCCCGTTTTCATATACTTACTCCAAAAAGGTTACGAGGGATGGTCATGA
- a CDS encoding ABC transporter substrate-binding protein, which translates to MALVILLISGCSQKTSDDITASAPAVDRTDATNTEQETTLSDTALSDTRVITDLAGRNVTLPAEITRVSVLHPIPCQMVWRLTPKKLVSVDKQFTERLEFMSDDEEKRLLRLPINGEFHSDMNVEDLLAVSPQVVITLTKDTKIESEQKEAGIPFVAASKDTLEEIADSWRLVGKIVGNEKEGNELGDYWDETIKKVTDQTSKINESDKLKVYYAQSDVTKTVGSRTIMASIISFAGGISFMEANPQMESANTSEEIQVSLEQIYKWNPDVIITKTAKGRDEILSKNAWKDVAAVKNKRVYASTKYEMLDRTQSLMGLLWTAKVLYPDKVKIDLNKEVKTFYSKVYLDNNVTNDQISQTN; encoded by the coding sequence ATGGCACTAGTTATACTGCTTATAAGTGGATGCTCACAGAAAACAAGCGATGACATAACGGCATCAGCTCCCGCAGTTGACAGAACTGATGCAACAAACACAGAGCAGGAAACAACATTGTCGGATACTGCACTGTCAGATACTCGGGTAATTACCGATCTAGCAGGCAGAAATGTTACATTGCCTGCTGAAATTACCAGAGTTTCAGTATTACATCCTATACCATGCCAGATGGTATGGAGACTGACACCGAAAAAACTTGTTAGTGTGGACAAGCAGTTTACCGAGCGGCTGGAATTTATGTCAGATGATGAAGAGAAAAGACTGCTGCGTCTTCCGATTAACGGAGAATTCCACAGTGACATGAACGTGGAAGATCTTTTAGCAGTCAGCCCTCAGGTTGTAATAACATTAACAAAGGATACGAAAATCGAATCCGAACAAAAAGAAGCTGGCATTCCATTTGTTGCTGCATCAAAAGATACGCTTGAAGAGATTGCAGATTCATGGAGGTTAGTCGGCAAAATTGTTGGAAATGAAAAAGAAGGAAATGAACTTGGAGACTACTGGGACGAGACTATCAAAAAAGTTACCGATCAGACCTCGAAAATTAATGAAAGTGACAAGCTTAAAGTATATTATGCGCAATCAGATGTCACCAAGACGGTTGGGTCCAGAACCATTATGGCATCTATCATCAGTTTCGCGGGAGGCATAAGTTTCATGGAAGCAAACCCGCAAATGGAATCGGCTAATACAAGTGAAGAAATCCAGGTTTCACTGGAACAAATCTACAAGTGGAATCCAGACGTAATTATTACCAAAACCGCAAAAGGTCGTGATGAAATTCTCTCGAAAAATGCCTGGAAAGATGTCGCTGCCGTAAAGAATAAGCGTGTTTACGCATCTACAAAATACGAGATGCTTGACCGAACACAATCGCTGATGGGGCTCCTTTGGACTGCTAAAGTGCTTTATCCGGATAAAGTGAAAATAGACCTGAACAAAGAAGTAAAAACATTTTATTCAAAAGTATATCTTGATAATAATGTGACGAATGATCAAATCAGTCAGACAAATTAA
- a CDS encoding asparagine synthetase B, which produces MCGIAGAAGTPDTNKEVKRMLAALSHRGPDACGTYEAEGLSIGNTLLKITGNMPQPLVGKGALVLNGEIFNFRELAAEQGIKTDSDTEVLFALIETKIKEGETPTNAVFSVLSRVNGDYALAYALDNELLLARDAVGVKPLFYSLEIGVEKYKISFASEKKAFSSQSSCTKPFPPGRIMALNINDRRLEEKSLAIEPPQERISEEYEAASCLKADLEKAVEIRLTKTAGIAFSGGIDSTFLAALAKSIDPSISLYAVGLPNSHDLTQAQRAAEVAGMKDSLRTHLLSPEEIEDAIPDIIYSTESTDPMKIAIGLPLYFVAKTAKEDGKRVLLTGQGADELFGGYSRHEGFLEQGPEMLDREIYSDIQNISVINLERDDMVTMANSVELRVPFLDKEVIKTGLAINPELKVLKKDGLYIRKYILRKAAESLLPSELLWKEKKAIQYGTGVQKVLDKLARDAGFPKKEGSHIEKYLKQIAVDEGFDFIFR; this is translated from the coding sequence ATGTGCGGAATAGCAGGAGCAGCAGGAACTCCTGATACAAATAAAGAAGTAAAAAGAATGCTTGCAGCCCTGAGTCACAGAGGGCCCGATGCTTGCGGAACCTATGAGGCCGAAGGACTGAGTATAGGAAATACCCTGCTTAAAATTACAGGCAATATGCCCCAGCCTCTGGTTGGAAAAGGAGCTCTGGTACTCAACGGGGAAATTTTCAATTTCAGGGAACTTGCAGCTGAACAGGGCATAAAAACCGATTCGGATACTGAAGTACTTTTTGCCCTCATAGAGACAAAGATAAAGGAAGGAGAAACGCCAACAAATGCAGTCTTTTCCGTGCTTTCCAGAGTAAATGGGGATTATGCTCTGGCCTATGCCCTGGATAACGAACTTTTACTGGCTAGAGATGCCGTAGGAGTCAAACCACTTTTCTATTCCCTGGAAATAGGAGTAGAAAAATATAAAATCTCCTTTGCATCTGAAAAAAAAGCCTTTTCCAGCCAGAGTAGTTGCACAAAGCCGTTTCCACCTGGCAGAATCATGGCTCTCAATATCAATGACAGAAGGCTTGAAGAAAAATCTCTTGCAATTGAGCCTCCACAGGAAAGAATCTCAGAAGAGTATGAAGCTGCTTCTTGCCTGAAGGCGGACCTTGAAAAAGCTGTCGAGATAAGGCTTACAAAAACCGCAGGAATCGCGTTTTCCGGAGGTATTGACAGTACCTTTTTAGCGGCACTTGCAAAAAGTATCGATCCCTCAATTTCCCTTTATGCCGTCGGGCTTCCGAACTCCCATGATCTTACACAGGCTCAGCGTGCGGCTGAAGTTGCTGGCATGAAGGATTCCCTCAGGACCCATCTCCTTTCTCCTGAAGAAATCGAGGACGCAATCCCGGATATAATTTATTCTACGGAATCGACGGACCCTATGAAAATTGCAATCGGGCTTCCCCTCTACTTTGTTGCGAAAACTGCAAAAGAAGACGGAAAACGAGTCCTTCTCACAGGTCAGGGTGCAGATGAGCTTTTTGGAGGCTACAGCAGGCATGAGGGTTTCCTTGAACAGGGGCCTGAGATGCTTGATAGAGAGATCTATTCAGACATTCAAAATATCTCAGTTATTAACCTTGAAAGGGACGATATGGTTACCATGGCCAACTCCGTAGAGCTAAGGGTACCTTTTCTGGATAAGGAAGTAATAAAAACAGGGCTTGCAATCAACCCTGAACTCAAAGTCCTTAAAAAAGACGGCCTGTATATAAGAAAATATATCCTGAGAAAAGCTGCAGAAAGCCTGCTTCCATCGGAACTTCTCTGGAAAGAAAAGAAAGCAATCCAGTATGGGACAGGAGTTCAAAAGGTACTCGACAAGCTTGCCCGCGACGCAGGTTTTCCAAAAAAGGAAGGAAGTCATATAGAAAAGTACCTAAAACAGATTGCTGTAGATGAAGGATTCGATTTCATATTCAGGTAA